From Cellulomonas chengniuliangii, the proteins below share one genomic window:
- a CDS encoding YoaK family protein, whose amino-acid sequence MPRPTPAGLYTSGLLLLTAATGSIDAVSYLALDGVFTGNMTGNVLFMAFALVGVSGIPLLNNAFALAGFTVGSVVGGRLVRRGHPVGLPVRSGWVLGVGAAVIFALVGAWAAIGELSSVGQITITALLAALMGAQVAAVKPVGNTEITTIVVTSTLANVTRESRLGGGQQTPSQWRHRFFAVISMGAGAAVGAAMLRLADGPVALAVSGVVFTAGVAVLLVARADQRRSARLAREAAAQTTEQVVPEPSTRTPATAR is encoded by the coding sequence ATGCCACGCCCCACCCCCGCAGGCCTGTACACCTCCGGCCTGCTGCTGCTGACCGCCGCCACCGGCTCCATCGACGCGGTGAGCTACCTGGCCCTCGACGGCGTCTTCACCGGCAACATGACAGGCAATGTGCTGTTCATGGCCTTCGCGCTGGTCGGGGTCAGCGGCATACCGCTCCTCAACAACGCGTTCGCGCTCGCCGGGTTCACAGTCGGATCGGTGGTCGGCGGGCGGCTCGTGCGGCGCGGACACCCTGTGGGCCTGCCGGTGCGCAGCGGATGGGTGCTGGGCGTGGGCGCCGCGGTGATCTTCGCTCTCGTGGGGGCTTGGGCGGCGATCGGCGAGCTCTCCTCGGTCGGTCAGATCACCATCACCGCGCTTCTCGCCGCCCTGATGGGCGCGCAGGTCGCGGCGGTCAAGCCGGTGGGCAACACCGAGATCACCACGATCGTGGTGACCAGCACGTTGGCCAACGTCACCCGGGAGAGCCGGCTCGGCGGCGGGCAGCAGACCCCCAGCCAGTGGCGGCACCGGTTCTTCGCCGTCATCTCCATGGGCGCGGGCGCCGCTGTCGGCGCGGCGATGCTGCGCCTCGCCGACGGACCGGTCGCCCTGGCGGTCTCCGGGGTGGTGTTCACGGCCGGAGTCGCGGTGCTGCTCGTCGCGCGCGCCGACCAGCGCCGTTCCGCGCGGCTCGCCCGCGAGGCCGCAGCGCAGACCACGGAACAGGTCGTCCCGGAGCCTTCGACGCGCACCCCGGCCACCGCTCGCTGA
- a CDS encoding YoaK family protein, whose amino-acid sequence MLDALPQDPARREPALMFVLTFSTGMIDAAAYLDLGSVFAGNMTGNVLILGMGLGRASGVPVAGPALALLLFTLGAALGGRLLRGSPQHWTPKTTVAVVVTGAAVGVAALLTALAPEHGGAVRAGTVALLSSAMGLQAAAARQVGVADITTVVVTSTITRLAADLGGGDASRWPRRVVAVAVICAGAVAGALLLRVGVALALGVAAALVLTVAVAGARARR is encoded by the coding sequence GTGCTGGACGCGCTGCCCCAGGACCCGGCCCGTCGCGAGCCCGCGCTGATGTTCGTGCTCACCTTCAGCACGGGCATGATCGACGCCGCCGCCTACCTGGACCTGGGGTCCGTCTTCGCCGGGAACATGACGGGCAACGTGCTCATCCTGGGGATGGGCCTCGGCCGGGCCTCGGGGGTCCCAGTGGCCGGCCCCGCGCTGGCGCTGCTCCTGTTCACGCTCGGCGCCGCCCTCGGCGGGCGCCTGCTCCGGGGGAGCCCGCAGCACTGGACCCCGAAGACCACCGTGGCGGTCGTGGTCACCGGGGCGGCGGTCGGGGTGGCGGCGCTGCTCACCGCCCTGGCCCCGGAGCACGGGGGAGCCGTGCGTGCCGGGACGGTCGCGCTGCTCAGCTCCGCGATGGGCTTGCAGGCCGCCGCGGCCCGCCAGGTCGGCGTGGCTGACATCACCACGGTCGTGGTGACCTCGACCATCACCCGGCTCGCGGCCGACCTGGGCGGGGGCGACGCCAGCCGATGGCCGCGCCGCGTCGTGGCGGTGGCCGTCATCTGCGCGGGAGCAGTGGCTGGGGCGTTGCTGCTGCGGGTCGGGGTCGCGTTGGCGCTCGGGGTGGCGGCGGCGCTCGTGCTCACGGTCGCCGTGGCCGGGGCGAGGGCACGCCGGTGA
- a CDS encoding DUF6457 domain-containing protein, with product MTGTTPHPDHVPPDRHIEPPTTPLDAWVHTLARDLGVDVGVVDEQALTALAQHAARSVGRPGASPLTAFLVGYAAGIGAGPLTDAIHRADDLATDWYARYMAMGGPHNWSRPAAS from the coding sequence ATGACCGGAACCACACCCCACCCGGACCACGTCCCGCCGGACCGGCACATCGAGCCCCCGACGACGCCGCTCGACGCGTGGGTGCACACCCTGGCCCGCGACCTCGGCGTCGACGTGGGCGTCGTGGACGAGCAGGCGCTGACCGCGCTCGCGCAGCACGCCGCCCGGAGCGTCGGCCGCCCCGGGGCCTCGCCACTGACCGCGTTCCTGGTCGGCTACGCGGCAGGCATCGGCGCCGGCCCGCTGACGGACGCGATCCATCGAGCCGACGACCTCGCCACGGACTGGTACGCCCGGTACATGGCCATGGGCGGTCCGCACAACTGGTCGCGGCCCGCCGCGAGCTAG
- a CDS encoding FMN reductase, which produces MTRRTIAVVSSGLREPSSTRLLADRLTAATVRELGALGVEADVEVVEVRLLAHDLTNMLLTGFAAGGLRTALDTVAHADGIIAVTPVFSGSYSGLFKNFFDVTEQGALAGTPVLLGATAGTPRHSLAIDHAMRPLFAYLRALTVPTGVFAATADFGATSQQDVSDESGALDQRVDRGARELAALVAAREPRTPSDPFAAPTSFEDLLRGL; this is translated from the coding sequence ATGACCCGCCGCACTATCGCCGTCGTCTCCAGCGGGCTGCGCGAGCCGTCCTCGACCCGCCTGCTCGCCGATCGGCTCACCGCGGCGACGGTGCGCGAGCTCGGCGCACTGGGCGTCGAGGCCGACGTCGAGGTGGTGGAGGTGCGCCTCCTGGCACACGACCTGACGAACATGCTCCTGACCGGTTTCGCCGCGGGCGGGCTGCGCACCGCGCTCGACACGGTGGCCCACGCCGACGGGATCATCGCCGTGACCCCGGTGTTCTCCGGCTCCTACTCGGGGCTGTTCAAGAACTTCTTCGACGTCACGGAGCAGGGGGCGTTGGCGGGGACGCCCGTGCTCCTCGGCGCGACCGCGGGCACGCCCCGGCACTCGCTCGCGATCGACCACGCGATGCGCCCGTTGTTCGCGTATCTGCGGGCGTTGACCGTGCCCACCGGCGTTTTCGCGGCCACCGCCGACTTCGGCGCGACCTCGCAGCAGGACGTCTCCGACGAGTCCGGAGCCCTCGACCAGCGGGTCGATCGCGGCGCGCGGGAGCTCGCCGCGCTGGTCGCGGCACGGGAGCCTCGCACCCCATCGGACCCGTTCGCGGCCCCGACCTCGTTCGAGGACCTGCTCCGCGGTCTCTGA
- a CDS encoding carbon-nitrogen hydrolase family protein, translating to MRPDLVLALAQTAPVPGDVPANAAHAVAMTAQAAASGARLVVFPELSLVGYDLSLLEDGARWLSGVDDPRLDPLRDAARAEGVWLVVGAPVRPAGGGPVIASLVLAPDGRAHAHPKERLHGSETLLFTPGTPTPPFDVDGWLVALAVCFDMADPAHAAQAAAAGADLYVSSSVYVEGEERRLDLHHGARAMDHRMYAAMAGQVGPSGIGLTIGGAGVWRPDGVREATLGAEPGLLVRTLRSAELDRHRA from the coding sequence GTGCGACCCGACCTCGTCCTCGCCCTCGCCCAGACCGCGCCGGTGCCCGGCGACGTCCCCGCCAACGCGGCGCACGCGGTGGCGATGACGGCCCAGGCCGCCGCGTCGGGCGCGCGGCTGGTGGTGTTCCCCGAGCTGTCGCTGGTCGGCTACGACCTCAGCCTGCTCGAAGACGGCGCCCGCTGGCTCTCCGGCGTCGACGACCCGCGGCTGGACCCGCTGCGCGACGCGGCGCGCGCCGAGGGGGTGTGGCTGGTCGTCGGGGCGCCCGTGCGGCCTGCCGGCGGCGGCCCGGTGATCGCCTCGCTCGTGCTGGCCCCGGACGGGCGCGCGCACGCGCACCCCAAGGAGCGCCTCCACGGCTCCGAGACGCTCCTGTTCACGCCCGGGACGCCGACGCCGCCCTTCGACGTCGACGGGTGGCTCGTCGCCCTCGCGGTGTGCTTCGACATGGCCGACCCGGCCCACGCGGCCCAGGCCGCCGCCGCGGGGGCCGACCTGTACGTGTCCTCGTCGGTGTACGTCGAGGGCGAGGAGCGGCGCCTCGACCTGCACCACGGCGCCCGGGCGATGGACCACCGGATGTACGCGGCGATGGCCGGCCAGGTCGGTCCCAGCGGAATCGGCCTGACGATCGGCGGCGCGGGGGTGTGGCGGCCGGACGGGGTGCGTGAGGCCACGCTCGGCGCTGAGCCGGGCCTGCTGGTGCGCACCCTGCGCTCGGCTGAGCTGGACCGCCACCGGGCCTGA
- the moaA gene encoding GTP 3',8-cyclase MoaA codes for MSPRVALPDPAVRVPGPAAGRPPNTASPAAAPLVDTFGRVHRDLRISLTDRCSLRCTYCMPAEGVPWIASPDLLTTAELVRVAGVAVEQAGIDELRLTGGEPLLRPDIVEVVAALAGLRGPHGSPEISLTTNGLRLPRLAGRLADAGLARVNISIDTLRPDRFLALTRRDRLADTLAGIEAADSAGLRPVKLNAVAMRGVNDDELVDLVRFAAERGYEMRFIEQMPLDAGHTWDRTSMVTGQEILERLGAEFALSALPGRGAAPAERWLVDGGPATVGVIASVSAPFCGACDRLRLTADGQLRSCLFARSETDVRALLRGDADDAAILAAFASCVAGKLPGHGIDDPSFLQPDRPMSAIGG; via the coding sequence TTGAGCCCGCGAGTCGCGCTCCCCGACCCGGCCGTCCGGGTCCCCGGCCCAGCCGCCGGACGCCCGCCGAACACGGCCTCGCCAGCCGCCGCGCCGCTCGTCGACACGTTCGGCCGTGTCCATCGCGACCTGCGCATCTCGCTCACCGACCGCTGCTCGTTGCGTTGCACCTACTGCATGCCCGCGGAGGGCGTGCCATGGATCGCCAGCCCTGACCTGCTGACCACCGCTGAGCTGGTGCGCGTGGCGGGGGTCGCCGTCGAGCAAGCGGGCATCGACGAGCTGCGGCTGACCGGCGGCGAGCCGCTGCTGCGGCCCGACATTGTCGAGGTGGTCGCCGCCCTCGCCGGCCTGCGCGGCCCGCACGGCTCCCCGGAGATCTCCCTGACGACGAATGGGCTGCGGCTGCCGAGGCTCGCGGGACGGCTGGCGGACGCCGGCCTGGCCCGGGTCAACATCAGCATCGACACGCTGCGGCCCGACCGCTTCCTCGCCCTGACCCGCCGCGACCGGCTGGCCGACACCCTCGCCGGCATCGAGGCCGCCGACTCCGCGGGGCTGCGGCCGGTCAAACTGAACGCCGTGGCCATGCGCGGGGTCAATGACGACGAGCTCGTCGACCTGGTGCGGTTCGCCGCCGAGCGCGGCTACGAGATGCGGTTCATCGAGCAGATGCCGCTCGACGCGGGCCACACGTGGGACCGCACGTCGATGGTGACGGGCCAGGAGATCCTCGAGCGGCTCGGCGCCGAGTTCGCCCTGAGCGCGCTGCCCGGTCGGGGCGCCGCCCCCGCCGAGCGATGGCTGGTGGATGGCGGCCCCGCCACGGTGGGGGTCATCGCGTCGGTATCCGCGCCGTTCTGCGGCGCCTGCGACCGCCTGCGCCTGACCGCCGACGGGCAGCTGCGCTCGTGCCTGTTCGCCCGTTCCGAGACCGACGTGCGCGCCCTGCTGCGCGGGGACGCGGACGACGCGGCGATCCTCGCGGCGTTCGCCTCGTGCGTGGCCGGCAAGCTGCCGGGGCACGGCATCGACGACCCGTCGTTCTTGCAGCCAGACCGCCCGATGAGCGCGATCGGCGGCTAG
- the mqo gene encoding malate dehydrogenase (quinone) — protein MSSQQPVDVVLVGGGIMSATLAAMISTLEPTWKIEILERRPALAEESSNPWNNAGTGHAALCELNYTPERPDGTIDISKAVAINEQFELSRELWSFLLTSGRLPDDAFLSPAPHMTFVRGAADVDYLRRRADALRAHPHFANLEFTTDPEVIRDWAPLLMLDRDPGEPVAATRAPEGTDVDFGALTRALVQDVADRGATVSLEQEVRGLRQRRDGTWRLRVRDLRWNASPRRRTIDARFVFIGAGGGALRLLQKSGIREAKGYGGFPISGQFLRTTNPDVVRQHQAKVYGKADVGSPPMSVPHLDTRMVDGQAALLFGPYAGWSMKFLKHGSPLDLIRTIRPGNIVPMAAVGLHNLDLLKYLIGELTASPTRRLRTLRAFMPTAHPRDWELITAGQRVQVIKKDRAKGGVLEFGTELVAAADGTVAGLLGASPGASTAVATMLDLLDRCFPDRAESWAPRLRAMMPALGGQDWDDALALHQMAEGDQVTSEH, from the coding sequence GTGAGCTCTCAGCAGCCAGTGGATGTCGTCCTCGTCGGCGGCGGGATCATGAGCGCGACGCTCGCCGCGATGATCTCGACGCTCGAGCCCACCTGGAAGATCGAGATCCTCGAGCGGCGCCCCGCGCTCGCCGAGGAGAGCTCGAACCCCTGGAACAACGCGGGCACCGGGCACGCCGCCCTCTGCGAGCTCAACTACACCCCTGAGCGCCCCGACGGCACGATCGACATCTCCAAGGCCGTGGCCATCAACGAGCAGTTCGAGCTCTCGCGCGAGCTGTGGAGCTTCCTGCTGACCAGCGGACGGCTCCCCGACGACGCGTTCCTCTCCCCCGCGCCGCACATGACCTTCGTGCGGGGCGCCGCCGACGTCGACTACCTGCGACGGCGCGCGGACGCGCTGCGGGCCCATCCGCACTTCGCCAACCTCGAGTTCACCACCGACCCCGAGGTCATCCGCGACTGGGCGCCGCTCCTGATGCTCGACCGCGACCCGGGCGAGCCGGTCGCCGCGACCCGGGCGCCCGAGGGCACCGACGTGGACTTCGGAGCCCTCACCCGCGCGCTCGTGCAGGACGTCGCCGACCGCGGCGCCACCGTGAGCCTCGAGCAGGAGGTGCGCGGCCTGCGCCAGCGTCGGGACGGCACGTGGCGCCTGCGAGTGCGGGACCTCCGGTGGAACGCCTCCCCCCGGCGGCGCACCATCGACGCGCGGTTCGTGTTCATCGGCGCGGGCGGCGGCGCCCTGCGCCTGCTGCAGAAGTCGGGCATCCGCGAGGCCAAGGGCTACGGCGGCTTCCCCATCAGCGGGCAGTTCCTGCGCACCACCAACCCCGACGTCGTGCGCCAGCACCAGGCCAAGGTCTACGGCAAGGCCGACGTCGGCTCCCCGCCCATGTCCGTGCCTCACCTCGACACCCGCATGGTCGACGGCCAGGCGGCCCTGCTCTTCGGCCCGTACGCCGGCTGGAGCATGAAGTTCCTCAAGCACGGCTCGCCGCTCGACCTGATCCGGACCATCCGGCCGGGCAACATCGTGCCGATGGCCGCCGTGGGCCTGCACAACCTCGACCTGCTGAAGTACCTGATCGGCGAGCTCACGGCCTCGCCCACCCGGCGCCTGCGCACGCTGCGCGCGTTCATGCCCACCGCGCACCCGCGCGACTGGGAGCTCATCACCGCGGGGCAGCGGGTGCAGGTCATCAAGAAGGACCGAGCGAAGGGCGGCGTGCTGGAGTTCGGCACCGAGCTGGTGGCCGCCGCCGACGGCACCGTCGCCGGCCTGCTGGGTGCCTCGCCCGGCGCGTCGACGGCCGTGGCCACGATGCTGGACCTGCTGGACCGCTGCTTTCCCGACCGCGCCGAGTCCTGGGCGCCGCGGCTGCGCGCGATGATGCCGGCGCTCGGCGGACAGGACTGGGACGACGCGCTCGCGCTCCACCAGATGGCCGAGGGCGACCAGGTCACCTCGGAGCACTGA
- a CDS encoding SGNH/GDSL hydrolase family protein: protein MTSRPDFLPLGSGFVALGDSFASGPGIPVLIDVERGRSDGNYPHLVAAELGLALTDATCRGASLEDMIDIPESAGVRGAPLPRQVDSLLPDTRLVTITAGGNDVGFVAALRTWSAVHAAERGQLPHGRGSLTSPPPEPVDRARVEESLRGVAPRLGDLVTAVRVHAPGARVVLVDYLTVLPPQGVEVPEAPLTPDEQEFLWHVAHTLEDVTATVAREHGALLVQASRASREHHAGSPEPWVEGFFPGLNVPPYHPDAAGHLAMSNLVVEALTATS from the coding sequence ATGACGAGCCGACCGGACTTCCTCCCCCTGGGCAGCGGGTTCGTCGCTCTCGGAGACTCGTTCGCCTCGGGTCCTGGCATCCCGGTGCTGATCGATGTCGAGCGCGGGCGCTCGGACGGCAACTACCCTCACCTGGTCGCGGCGGAGCTCGGGCTCGCCCTCACCGACGCCACCTGCCGGGGCGCGTCGCTCGAGGACATGATCGACATCCCCGAGTCCGCGGGCGTCCGTGGCGCGCCGTTGCCCCGCCAGGTCGACTCGCTGCTGCCCGACACCCGCCTAGTCACGATCACCGCCGGCGGGAACGACGTGGGGTTCGTCGCGGCGCTCCGCACCTGGTCGGCTGTGCACGCCGCCGAGCGCGGCCAGCTGCCGCACGGCCGTGGCAGCCTCACGTCGCCGCCCCCGGAGCCCGTCGACCGGGCCCGTGTCGAAGAGTCGCTGCGGGGCGTCGCGCCGCGCCTGGGCGACCTGGTGACGGCGGTCCGCGTGCACGCGCCCGGCGCCCGCGTGGTCCTGGTGGACTACCTCACCGTGCTCCCGCCGCAAGGGGTGGAGGTGCCCGAGGCGCCCCTGACCCCGGACGAGCAGGAGTTCCTCTGGCACGTGGCGCACACCTTGGAGGACGTGACGGCGACGGTGGCCCGTGAGCACGGGGCGCTGCTCGTCCAGGCGTCGCGCGCGAGCCGCGAGCACCACGCCGGCTCGCCCGAGCCGTGGGTGGAGGGGTTCTTCCCAGGGCTCAACGTGCCGCCGTACCACCCGGACGCCGCGGGACACCTCGCGATGTCGAACCTCGTCGTCGAGGCGCTGACGGCGACGTCCTAG
- the glp gene encoding molybdotransferase-like divisome protein Glp — MPTHEGPRTVAEHLAEVLALVSALPAVTTPIDEALGLVLAEDVTAPEALPRFANSAMDGYAVRAHDVAGASPEHPVVLPVVVDLPAGAESLTAVTPGVAARIMTGAPVPPGADAIVPVERTDAGVRAVTIFAPAALGAHVRRAGEDVAQGDLVLGAGQELTPYRIAAIAAVGRPAVRAHRRPRVLVMSTGSELVVPGETLRHGQIPDSNSYLLAAAARAAGASVVRLGAVPDDPDALRAALSSRADVDLVLTSGGVSQGAYDVVKEALIGLPEMRFVPVAMQPGKPQGLGRLDDGTPVLALPGNPVSAFVSFEAFVRPALLALRGLRGAALHRPRLLARATEGWTSPAGREQHIPVVLTQGEDGLEVRPAAIRGSGSHLVASLAVADGLAIVPREVGAVAVGDDVAVVRIAP; from the coding sequence ATGCCGACGCACGAGGGTCCCCGCACGGTCGCCGAGCACCTGGCGGAGGTGCTGGCCCTGGTCAGCGCGCTGCCAGCGGTGACGACGCCGATCGACGAGGCGCTCGGCCTCGTGCTCGCCGAGGACGTCACGGCGCCCGAGGCGCTGCCCCGGTTCGCGAACTCCGCGATGGACGGGTACGCGGTGCGGGCCCATGACGTGGCGGGCGCCTCGCCCGAGCACCCGGTGGTGCTGCCGGTGGTGGTGGACCTGCCCGCCGGCGCGGAGTCGCTGACGGCCGTGACGCCCGGCGTGGCCGCGCGGATCATGACGGGGGCGCCGGTGCCCCCCGGGGCCGATGCGATCGTGCCCGTCGAGAGGACCGACGCCGGAGTCCGGGCCGTGACGATCTTCGCGCCGGCCGCGCTGGGCGCCCACGTGCGGCGCGCGGGCGAGGACGTGGCCCAGGGGGACCTGGTGCTGGGCGCCGGGCAGGAGCTGACTCCCTACCGGATCGCCGCCATCGCCGCCGTCGGCCGACCCGCCGTGCGGGCCCACCGGCGACCCCGCGTCCTGGTCATGTCGACAGGCTCTGAGCTGGTCGTTCCCGGCGAGACGCTGCGCCACGGGCAGATCCCCGACTCCAACTCCTACCTGCTCGCCGCCGCGGCGCGGGCCGCAGGCGCCAGCGTCGTGCGGCTCGGCGCGGTGCCGGACGACCCGGACGCCCTGCGCGCGGCCCTCAGCAGCCGCGCCGACGTCGACCTCGTCCTCACCTCCGGCGGAGTCAGCCAAGGCGCCTACGACGTGGTCAAGGAGGCGCTGATCGGGCTGCCCGAGATGCGCTTCGTCCCCGTCGCGATGCAGCCGGGCAAGCCGCAGGGCCTGGGCCGGCTCGACGACGGGACCCCGGTGCTCGCCCTCCCCGGAAACCCGGTCAGCGCCTTCGTGTCCTTCGAGGCCTTCGTCCGGCCGGCGCTGCTCGCCCTGCGCGGCCTCCGCGGCGCCGCCCTGCACCGCCCCCGGCTCCTGGCCCGCGCGACCGAGGGCTGGACCTCGCCCGCCGGTCGCGAGCAGCACATCCCCGTCGTGCTGACGCAGGGGGAGGACGGCCTCGAGGTGCGCCCGGCCGCGATCCGCGGCTCCGGCTCGCACCTCGTCGCGTCCCTCGCCGTCGCCGACGGCCTGGCGATCGTGCCCCGCGAGGTGGGCGCCGTCGCCGTCGGGGACGACGTGGCTGTCGTGCGGATCGCACCGTGA
- a CDS encoding FadR/GntR family transcriptional regulator yields the protein MPTPVPPLARRPPSISVTLAAHLERLIATGELAPGQRLPGERELASQLAVSRASLREAMFELESKHLIERRPGRGTVVVETSAEQRDLHELTAGSEEGVATADAAELRLIVEPSMAGLAARRATPANLLQLQDVLDASAGPLTASRSVEVDLEFHLLLAHAARNPLLATLHGLMGEWTLPVRRRSHATKAGRARSVAGHQEIYAAVAAHDADAATAAMRAHLNDIHTLLKDA from the coding sequence GTGCCGACACCTGTCCCGCCGCTAGCACGCAGGCCTCCCAGCATCTCGGTCACCCTCGCCGCGCACCTCGAACGGCTCATCGCCACTGGCGAGCTGGCCCCCGGTCAACGCCTGCCGGGCGAGCGCGAGCTCGCCTCCCAGCTCGCCGTCTCCCGGGCCTCCCTGCGGGAGGCGATGTTCGAGCTCGAGTCCAAGCACCTCATCGAGCGCAGGCCCGGGCGCGGCACCGTCGTCGTCGAGACCTCCGCGGAGCAGCGCGACCTGCACGAGCTCACCGCCGGGTCGGAAGAGGGCGTGGCGACGGCCGACGCCGCCGAGCTGCGCCTCATCGTGGAGCCCTCCATGGCCGGGCTCGCAGCGCGCCGGGCCACCCCGGCGAACCTGCTCCAACTGCAGGACGTGCTCGACGCGTCGGCCGGGCCGCTCACCGCCTCCCGCTCTGTGGAGGTCGACCTCGAGTTCCACCTGCTGCTCGCCCACGCGGCGCGCAACCCGCTGCTCGCCACCCTGCACGGGCTGATGGGCGAGTGGACGCTGCCCGTCCGGCGCCGCTCCCACGCCACCAAGGCCGGCCGCGCCCGCTCGGTCGCCGGCCACCAGGAGATCTACGCCGCCGTCGCCGCGCACGACGCGGACGCGGCCACCGCGGCCATGCGCGCGCACCTGAACGACATCCACACGCTGCTGAAGGACGCCTGA
- the mobA gene encoding molybdenum cofactor guanylyltransferase: protein MTADGPADALPHDAIVLAGGRASRLGGASKPDVVVRGRRMLAHVLDAVPGASSVVVVGPPTLEVPVGVALTLEDPPDGGPVAGIEAGVAALSGGALDHLGPERWVLLLACDVPLVAGAVPRLLGVGAERRDDTACDGVMVVDGAGREQPLVGLYRAAALASALRRLAAEREVRGASVRSLLGRMRLERLVDDGAASCDVDTWEDVRRIDG, encoded by the coding sequence GTGACGGCGGACGGCCCGGCGGACGCGCTGCCCCACGACGCGATCGTGCTCGCCGGCGGCCGCGCCAGCAGGCTCGGCGGCGCCTCGAAGCCGGACGTCGTCGTCCGGGGCCGCCGGATGCTCGCCCACGTGCTCGACGCCGTGCCGGGCGCCAGCAGTGTCGTGGTGGTGGGGCCGCCCACGCTCGAGGTGCCTGTCGGCGTGGCCTTGACGCTCGAGGACCCGCCGGACGGCGGGCCGGTGGCGGGGATCGAGGCGGGGGTCGCCGCACTGAGCGGTGGCGCCCTCGACCACTTGGGTCCCGAGCGCTGGGTCCTCCTCCTCGCGTGCGACGTGCCGCTGGTCGCCGGCGCGGTGCCACGGCTGCTGGGCGTCGGCGCCGAGCGGCGGGACGACACGGCCTGCGACGGGGTGATGGTCGTCGACGGCGCGGGCCGGGAGCAGCCGCTCGTCGGCTTGTACCGGGCGGCGGCGCTGGCCTCAGCCCTGCGCCGGTTGGCAGCCGAGCGCGAGGTGCGTGGAGCCTCGGTGCGATCCCTCCTCGGGCGGATGCGGCTCGAGCGCCTCGTCGACGACGGCGCCGCGTCCTGCGACGTCGACACCTGGGAGGACGTCCGCCGGATCGACGGCTGA
- a CDS encoding LLM class flavin-dependent oxidoreductase, which produces MQFGIFTVGDVTTDPVTGRTPSEAERIKATVTIAKHAEAVGLDVFATGEHHNPPFVPSSPTTLLAYVAAQTERILLSTSTTLITTNDPVKIAEDYAYLQHLTDGRMDLMMGRGNTGPVYPWFGKDIRQGINLAIENYALLHRLWREDVVDWEGKFRTPLQSFTATPRPLDGVPPFVWHGSIRSPEIAEQAAYYGDGFFHNNIFWPIEHTQQMVELYRRRFEHYGHGSADQAIVGLGGQVFMRANSQEAKREFRPYFDNAPVYGHGPSMEEFTAQTPLTVGSPQEVIDRYAAMRDHVGDYQRQLFLMDHAGLPLKTVLEQLDLLGGEVVPVLRKELAARRPAHVPDAPTHPARVAAAGDRPEAQRAHLVDDVTGLSPEAAR; this is translated from the coding sequence ATGCAGTTCGGCATCTTCACCGTGGGGGACGTCACGACCGACCCCGTCACCGGCCGCACGCCCAGCGAGGCGGAGCGCATCAAGGCCACCGTGACCATCGCCAAGCACGCCGAGGCCGTCGGCCTCGACGTCTTCGCGACCGGCGAGCACCACAACCCGCCCTTCGTCCCGTCCTCGCCGACCACGCTGCTGGCCTACGTCGCCGCGCAGACCGAGCGGATCCTGCTCTCCACGTCCACCACGCTGATCACCACCAACGACCCGGTGAAGATCGCCGAGGACTACGCCTACCTGCAGCACCTCACCGACGGCCGGATGGACCTGATGATGGGCCGCGGCAACACCGGCCCCGTCTACCCGTGGTTCGGCAAGGACATCCGCCAGGGGATCAACCTGGCCATCGAGAACTACGCGCTGCTGCACCGGCTGTGGCGCGAGGACGTCGTCGACTGGGAGGGCAAGTTCCGCACCCCTCTGCAGTCGTTCACCGCCACGCCCCGCCCGCTGGACGGCGTCCCGCCGTTCGTGTGGCACGGCTCGATCCGCAGCCCCGAGATCGCCGAGCAGGCCGCCTACTACGGCGACGGCTTCTTCCACAACAACATCTTCTGGCCCATCGAGCACACCCAGCAGATGGTCGAGCTGTACCGCCGCCGCTTCGAGCACTACGGCCACGGCTCCGCCGACCAGGCGATCGTCGGACTGGGCGGGCAGGTGTTCATGCGGGCCAACAGCCAGGAGGCCAAGCGCGAGTTCCGCCCCTACTTCGACAACGCCCCCGTCTACGGGCACGGCCCGTCGATGGAGGAGTTCACCGCGCAGACCCCGCTCACGGTCGGCAGCCCGCAGGAGGTCATCGACCGCTACGCCGCGATGCGCGACCACGTGGGCGACTACCAGCGCCAGCTCTTCCTCATGGACCACGCCGGCCTGCCGCTCAAGACGGTGCTCGAGCAGCTCGACCTTCTCGGGGGCGAGGTCGTGCCCGTCCTGCGCAAGGAGCTCGCCGCCAGGCGGCCGGCCCATGTGCCCGACGCGCCCACCCACCCCGCGCGGGTCGCCGCCGCGGGCGACCGCCCCGAGGCGCAGCGCGCCCACCTGGTCGACGACGTCACGGGCCTCTCCCCGGAGGCCGCGCGATGA